A stretch of DNA from Diospyros lotus cultivar Yz01 chromosome 14, ASM1463336v1, whole genome shotgun sequence:
tatggacttgggtgctagtgttTTTTTCTTTGGACCTCAAGATCCGATATGTGCATATTTTTGTTATGCAGTTGGTGCTTATACTTCGTATATGATTGGTCGTCatgctttgcatgagttttgcaCTTGGGTGCGGGTTATTCTTAGTCTCTTTATTCTCgttagcctttcatttcttatatgttTGCTTAGTTTTGTGACTCACTAttgcttctcttcattctaGGCAAGGGCAAGGCCAAAGTTAAGGGTGAGTCTAGTGGTGTCGGACCTACCTGAGTAGACGGTGTACAGGGCAGTTCAGGTTAACCTTACTATGGGGCGGAGTTGTATGATAGGGTTGTTGTCTCTTTTGAGTTGTTCTTTTTAGTTTGGCTAGTATGTATGTGAACCCTATTACCCTATGGGCCAGTTGTGTTTTGAGATGTATGCTTAGATTGTGGTTATGCTTCCGTTGTTAGATTTATTCTCAGTTAAACGTGAATCCAGGTGTGTATGTATGGCAAGTTTGCCTCCCTtttgttttcatcttttttttttcgggGCCACCCACTAGGGTTCTTCATCTTGGTTGGAGGATCCAGGTGGGGGTCTCACAAAGGATCTCTGATCATAGCCCTACAGTCGTGTTCTTATCtgaaaatatttggaaaaaaatgagTCATTTTAGATTCCTGAACCATCTTGTTGACCATCCCCTATTCTTGGATAGGGTGGCTGCTAGCTTGAGTAGGTGGGTTCTTGGGATTCCTATGGCTCAAGTATCTTAGAAGCTTAAAGCTGTTAAGGATGCTATGAAGATCCTTAATAGGTTTAGTGGTCATAACTCTGAGCTCGTTGTGTCTTTTCAAGATAGATTGCATAATATTCAACAAGAAATGCAGGATAACCCTCATGACCTTGTCCTTCGTCAGTAGGAGCTTGGCCTTAATAGGGATTATTTAGCAACTATTTCTTaagaatttgattattttctccTCCGAGCTCGGATTCGATGGTCTACGGAGAGGGATCAATGTTCTTGACTTTTCTTCCAATTCATGTTGGCTCGATGGAATAATCATCAAATCATTAGTCTCTAAAAAGAAGATATCTCAGTAACGAATTCTAAGGAGGAAGTGGCGAGCACTATGGTCTCCTGCTTCCAAAATCTTATTGGTAAAAGAGCTCGTGTAACTCTTCTGCGTCTAGAAAAAGTTACCCTATTCATTGATAAGCGCTTGGATCAGGATCAGTGGGACGCGCTCATCGCTAAAGTATCTGTTAAGGAACTTAAGAGCGCCCTTTTTAGTATGGGCAATGACAAGGCCCTTAGGCTAGATGGGTTCACTATTAAGTTCTTCAGAAAGGCCGAGGAGATTGTAGGTCCAGATGTGGTGAAGGTGGTGGGTAGTTTCTTCTCCAGTCGCCTTCTGGGGAAAATGAATGCGACCATAATCAGTCTCATTCCTAAGGTTTCCCACCCTGAGGTGTCATCCCAATTCAGGTCGATTTCTTGTTGTAATGTCTTGTATAAAGTCATTACCAAGATCTTAGCCAAAAGGGTCAGGCAGCTTTCGTGCCAAGGATTGGGGACAATTTCTTGCTAACTCAGTAATTGATTTTTTCAATATCATCTCTATAAAGGGGGCCCCTTTGTGCTTTGAAGGTAGATTTAGCGAAGGCTTATGACTCAGTGGAGTGGGATTTCCTCCTGAGGGTGCTTCAGTTGATGAATTTCCCTTCATAATTCTATAATTGGATTTACAAGTGTGTTACGATGCCCCGTTATTATGTTAAGATTAACGAGCAGCCAGGGGTCGAGGTCTGAGGGAAGGGGATCCCTTATCCCCTTATCTATTTGTTCTCGTGATGCAAATTCTGCATGGTATTATGAGCCACTACTCCAGGTCTTCTGATTTTCAGTTCCACAAAAAATGCAACCAAAATCGTGTTATGtcatattttttggtttatgagaaaaaaagttttgatgcaaattccctcttgaaaaaatcatgtttcgaaatgggctttcatatttcgaaacaatgcATAAGTAGTTGTTAGGCTCATTAActtaaatgtttgaaatatTCCAAATGCAtaaatgatgtttcgaaaccaaatgtctatgtttcaaaacaatgttcttatatgtttttatatatgtttcgaaatggtcTTGGTCTAGGTCTCATTGTTTGCTAAATCTGCATAtcttatttcgaaacctatattgAATTTAATAAGTATGTTTAGAAACCTAccctatcatgtttcgaaacttatgtTTCTGTATGCAAAGCATTCAAGCATTTGTTTTGAGTTGCATATGTCTTGAAAGAAGTTttcaaagtatgttttgaaacctcatatctatgtttcgaaacctctgactcTGTGTCAGCAAAATATCTTTAAAACCAAGTAGCATGGGAGCTGAATGTTTGTTTAAtcaaaaacatttaaatatttttttttaggaatctacccataccctgatgttcaaatttcagatatgttttagtggagaataaaaccaaatcatttttttttaaagtaaagtcttccactcattttgtctcttggtgcatatctagctgtaaaggctgtatgtttcgaaacatactatgtGTGTTTCGAAATCTCTGtgtaaaaatgagttgttttgaAACCTgataagtatatttcgaaacctacttttttatcttgtctctaacggttataattagccaaaagtgtatccttttgatatatatatcagccttttgaagacaagaagactctctctctcaagcataTACAATTCTTACACAACTACAAGAGATTTTTgtcacaagcacaagtgaacaaaGCCCTTCTAGTGAACTCTCAAAGAAGTTCCTTTCAATTATTCCTTGACGTGCATTGTGGTAATAACAGAAGAAGCAAGTCAAATCCAAAGCTCTTATtctttcaagctctcctcattccataccaataggtttgctataactatttggtaaggtgttttaaATTGCATTCAAATTGATGGATTGtataagataagtgttatttatcttgttgtaaggtaagtgggtaagcttgaaggtagtggagtaggcaagtgctgaaccactataaatcttgtgtgtacttgatttctcgtTCCTACTTGTTGTTATTCCTGTTTATgttcttaaaagaattatttttgaaaatctaaaggagtTTTGTTATTTGCAAATCAGAGAGTAATATTTCGAAACTTACCTGACAGTAAGGTTGATTTCGAGACATAccttagtaggtttcgaaacatctctgtcaataagtttgatttcgaaacatactcatctatatttcgaaacatacttaacagaaagattaatttcgaaacatacctcctcaagtttcgaaacataatatcCTGCAAGCCAAAGTTTTCaagttatcaaaaaaatttacccaattcaccccccttttgggatatacttgccattatatagaactaacaaatCGAACGGTGAAGCTCATGTTCGGGTATGATTTGTTATTATTCTCCCATGGTGACCCTGCCTCAGTAAGCATTTTGAAATCAAGTTTGGAAAGGTTCTATTCTTTATCCAGCCTCAGGGCCAATTCTTTAAAGAATGATTGTTTTGTCTCATGTAGGGACGAATCCCTAAAAGATGTTATTCTCAATGCTTCAAGGTTCTGATAAGGCGTTCTTCCTATGAGATACTTGGGGGTGCCCCTGCTCTCCACAAGCTATCCTATGGGATTGTCAGCCCATCATTAATAAGGTGAAGAATAAGATTTGTTCGTGGCGCAGTAGGTTGCTTTCCTTTAGGGGGTGCCTTCTGTTGGttcattctattttttctaCCATTTATGTGTATTAGGCTATTGTGTCCATCTTACCCAAGCGCCTGATTCAAGAGATTAAGCAATTAATCAGAAATTTCATTTAGAATGGTAATGAGGCAGATTTCACTAAAGTAAAGGTAGCATGGAAAGATATTTGTTTCCCCAAAAAAAAGTATGGGGGCCTAGGTATTAAGCCCCTTATATATGGAACCAAGCCTTGATCACCAAGTTAATTTCGTAATGCTTAGGCGACATGGAGTCGCTTTGGGTTTAATGGGTGCACACCTATCGAGTTAAAAGGGCTTGTTTCTGGCTCCTCACAGTACCTTGTGCATGCCTATGGTACTGAAGAAAATTGCTCTTACTTAGGAGCTTTTTGAGGCCTCGATTTGGGTGGAAGATTGGGGACTCTCACTGTACGTTCCTTTGGCATGATCAGTGGCACCCGTTAGGTGTGCTCATTGATTGTTTCTCTCGGCAATTAGGCATTTCAACTTTGGCTAAGGTCGTAAATATTATTAAGGATGGCTCTTGGCTCTGACCAGAGAATTCCTTTTACCTGAAGTCCGCTCTTATCCATAGCCATCTCCCTAGCCTTCCTCGCTTTGATGAGCCACATTGGCTCTTGACCTCGAACGAGATCTTTTCTTTCAAGGCAGCATTACAAGAGCTCTAGGGTCAGCGCGCCCTAGTCCTTTGGTGTAGACTAGTTTGGTCATCTATGGGTATTCCCGCCCATATGTTCATTCTCTGGTTAGTAATCAGGGAGTGTTTATCTACTCTTGATCATATtaacctatttttttctttttcagatagATGTTTCCTTTGTAGGGCAGATGTAGAGAGCCACAACCAACTTTTTTAAAGTGTTCGTATTCCCATGAGATGTTGTTCTTCTTTCATAAATCTAAGAAATTCAGTTGGTTGTGGCGTTGATGGGATATCGGGGTGTTGTGGGCAATTGCTAGATGGAGTAGCAAGGATCGGGGTGTTGTGGGCAGCTGCTAGATGGAGTAGCAAGGATCTATGGCAGGTTTCAAACAAGATGGTGCTTCACGCTTTGGTATATTTTATCTAAAGGGAGAACAACAACAGAAGCTTTTGGATTAAGAGAGATCTGCTTCTTAGTTGGCGCATCAAATCCAATGTGTTGTTTGGGCCCGTCTGGCAACTGTTCGCTTTGGATCGTCTTTGTAGAGTCACGCCCTTCGTCATGTCTGGCAGCTCCCAAGGACCAACTTTTTATTCACTAATGAGTTGTTGTTTCCTTGCTTCTGGAGGATGGTCAATGCAATCTTGTGGTTTCATGCTTAGTGGCAGTGCCTCCTGTGTTTTCTATTGTCTTGTTATTCTAGGCTCGTGTTTTGTTCAGTTTTGTCTGGTGATCGTCTCAATAGATTAGCCATATCTATTCTGAATGCTTTTAGTTATTACTTTTTGGCCTTTGtacatgtttttgtttttctttgatttggaGGGTGATTGTTTGTGTTTTTCCCCTAGTTTTTTGTGGTCCGGGGTATGTTTTGCTCTTTGTTTGTAGTCGCTTTggcattaattttttattttataaaattcttacctacaaaaaaaaaaaaaatattaattattctcCCTTGTCAGTTGTCACACCTTTTAATTACCTTCTTTGCATGGATGACAACTTggttctcccccccccccaccccaactCCCtatttaagtaggaggtttaaGCGCCTAAGAAGAAAGGGCAAGCCTTGGGAGAGATGGGTAGAATTCCTTCTTGTGTCAATGATGATGTGAAGAAAGGGCCATGGACGCCAGAAGAGGACATCCTCTTGGTTTCCTACATCCAAGAGCATGGACCAGGGAATTGGAGATTTGTTCCTGCTAACGCTggtaactttttcttttcttttctttcatcttgTTTTCTTGTCCCTTCCTtttctatttatcttttttatttctggTACTGTTTTTGGATTCTGCATTCAGTTCCATCATTATTTAAAAGCCTATACCTCTAGTACAGGAATCCCCTTAAAAGAGATTATAGTAATATCAAATTTACGCACATGACTATTAtcttttgactatttttattttttttttttgggggggggtggggtggggggaggTTTTAGGTTTGCTTAGATGTAGCAAAAGTTGTAGGCTCAGGTGGATTAATTATCTTCGCCCCGACATCAAACGTGGCAACTTCAGTGaaagtgaagagaaattgatcATCGGTCTTCAAGCCCTTCTTGGCAACAGGTAGTGAAAGTtaggtttgtgtgtgtgtgtgtgtgtgtgtgtgtgtgtgtgtgtgtgtctaagcgctcttcctctctctctctgtttttggTTGGAGACTTTGAGTCTAATTAAgctattaattaattcctttttctttttcttttttatcttggCGTAGATGGGCAGCAATGGCCTCCTATCTTCCACAGAGAACTGACAATGACATCAAGAATTACTGGAACACTCATCTGAAGAAGAAGGTAATGAAAAGCCATGAAGGCCATAGCCGAGAAGGTTCCTCATCTTCCAGGTCCATGTCCAAATGGAAATGGGAGAGAAAGCTACAGATTGACATCAACAAGGCTAAGCAAGCTCTAAGCCAGGCTTTGTCCTTGGACAAACAAAGCACTGCACTTGAGCCAAAATCATTTGATGGTTCAGCCCAATTATCCACCAGTTACGCATCTAGTACTGGAAATATAGCAAGGTTGCTCGAAAACTGGATGAAGGTGCCACCAAATCCATCCCCAACAGTCTCCCAAACCACATCCCAGAGCTGCATCACTAATGATGCTCTTATTATAGGTGGtgcaaataataaataaaaacaagtcTAGGtatattctattaattaatcaattccTTAATAACTGTAAACTCTTTTGCTGCAGGTTCATCTAACACCAGTAGTCAAGCAGCTTTTACTTCAGGATCATCTAGCACCATTACGAAAGCAACAACAAGGGCAGCGCCGAGGACGCTGGAGGAGGCTACAAGCAGCACGCCCGTAACTGGGCTCCACCAAAGTACTAGTGAATTCAATCAATGTCCTCTATTAGAATTTGAGAAATGGCTTATGGAGGATGATCTGATGAACCCGTCGTGTCCGTGCGTGGTGGGGAAGAACTGATGGGTTGTTTACTTTTAGGGTGGACCTCAAGTCTATCTATCCatccatctatctatctatctatctatctatctatatctACATATATGCATGGTACCTTGCTGTCTTTTGAGGAGTTTTATGCTTGATCAGCTTAGTATAGGGTTTCTTTCGTTTTTGTCATTTTAGTGCTGCCGAGTGAAAAGACTAATAGGGTTTCTTCCTAGCTAGCGCTTTAACTGTAAATTTCCAACAAGCctatatatacattaatatgaataaaatcCAGCTAgatatctgtatatatatatatatatgaaatgttGATGGGTTGTTCgtattcatatatttatatagatttcTTAGTCTCACCACTtcaatcatgtatatatatattataggtTGTCAGTGAGCACCTTCTTCAAGATATAGGATAATTTTGGAtagtattattataaattttatgtgttACGCtaatttataagaattatttattacatttatttatgaGTATAATATTTCTGTATTTTCTTTGTCGTTCCCGGGTTCAACCTAAGGCAAAGATGGGGTTGCCACATCGATAATGAtcggataattttttttcatataaatattagttattatatatatatatatatagattcagatatttatatttacatatatatgtatttagaaaatatattggTTACTATAATTTCTGCTTCTTTGTaagcttttttttctttgaatatttgaatgtattcatttaaaaatttatatttatatatacattttgctAACAGATTTGTTAAATTATATTTCCTGTAATTACTAATTACTAATTACAAATTATGCATAGAATTagtttgttatatatattactttatAAATATCGTTATACATTTagtgagagaggagagagaaaggagagggCAAGGGTAAAatggttaatttatttaatttttaacatcaaaCTAATGGTAGggtataatttcttaaaacagaGGAATAATTCCTCTAATAATTAAGGTATAGCTTAGTACTAGTTAATGTAATTTACTCTATTTTTGGATTATAATTGTTGCGCAGTTTCTCGTTATTCATGTCTTCGATTTTAATAGAAGAGATAAATTACAGACAAATCTTTGGTCCTTGCCTACATCGAGTATTGATCTCGTGATCTACTGATACTAATCCCAACATATCACTTATCCGAACATATCACTTATCCGTCACTTGACTTATATCTTGGGGGTGTAATTTACTCTATTCTTGGGATTATCGCCCTTGTAAGATCTCCCGCCGCTCATGCCCTTGATTTTAGTAGATGAGGTAAATCGCAGATGGAGACTTTATTTTACTACGCAGGACAAGAAATCGAATCCATGACCTACTAATGCGACTCTCATCTTATCATGGTCCAATCACTTGACCCATGTCATGGGGCATAATTTACTCTATTCTTATTGTATATCCTAATGGTTCACAAATAAGGgtaagtaatattttaattaaattaaaataattaaattgaattaattgaaattgTCAATTCAATTTTAGTTTAACTTATAGGTCAATTCGATTTGATTTctaagtttgataattttgattattttatatcagTTTTGTCtccatattaaaaaaaataaaaataaccaaatcgacaaaaatatcaaaaatgacatcgttttttcattttattattttggtttttgggttgcttttcatttttttattgttagttcattttttttttatttgttcaatTTGGAAATCTATTTGCacaatttggtttgatttttaatacaaatttgatTTATTCGATCACCCCCATTCACAAATAGAATCAatcattcaaaaatttaaatgtgatATATAATCATTAATCAAGTTATATGAATAAGTTATTAggaattattctttttttttagattgggatcaattacatatttaaaaataaaataaaaacatgaattacaaattaaatgctaaaatttcttaattaaaagctttaaaaatatcaaaatttaaataagatcacaatacatgaataaaataaagcTTGCTATCAATTATTGATAATATATGCAAATTAAGTTATGGCATTTATTGAGAAAGTAACTATGGGATTTGAAATAAAGAGTTTCCACTTGTGTGAATAATAATGTCATTTATacacttaa
This window harbors:
- the LOC127789718 gene encoding myb-related protein 306-like — encoded protein: MGRIPSCVNDDVKKGPWTPEEDILLVSYIQEHGPGNWRFVPANAGLLRCSKSCRLRWINYLRPDIKRGNFSESEEKLIIGLQALLGNRWAAMASYLPQRTDNDIKNYWNTHLKKKVMKSHEGHSREGSSSSRSMSKWKWERKLQIDINKAKQALSQALSLDKQSTALEPKSFDGSAQLSTSYASSTGNIARLLENWMKVPPNPSPTVSQTTSQSCITNDALIIGSSNTSSQAAFTSGSSSTITKATTRAAPRTLEEATSSTPVTGLHQSTSEFNQCPLLEFEKWLMEDDLMNPSCPCVVGKN